In Dysidea avara chromosome 6, odDysAvar1.4, whole genome shotgun sequence, the genomic stretch gtatacataTGAGTGTGCTCTAGCTAGTAAGGATAACTGATCCAGTTACTATGAATGATATTATGCTGATACACTAGTCACAACAGTAGAAGTTACATaaaatactacacacatactactaactgtatgttctattagagtagtttagtttagttgactgctttattagtacTCAGCAAAACTTATTTTGACTCGTGTGGTATTATTACATCATGATAACTGTGTCCTATTTATTCTAGAGACTAAGGAGAGGACTTGTGATGAAAGTGCAGTCTCGTTAACTGCTGTCACAGCATAATTGCgacaggcctgcaaaaacagggcatgtgggcacctaaaatttgtgtactttttcaaactttcattgcCCATAACTTTTTATGCCACTGTGCTATGGTCATGCACCATATAATTTACTCTAAAATATATAGTATAAGTGAAATAGAGCCATACCTTGAGTAAGATATCTTATTATAGCCATAACAGATCATATCTTAAACATTTAATTGACTTTATACTAAAGTTACATAAtacaaatatacaaatattttattccagcactgagataagacctgttatgtgatggggtATAGTTTGTCCTcgcatgccctgtttttgcagccATCGCAGGTATGGTCACAATTTATGCACAAATACTAATTCAACTATGTTTTTGAATGAAACTAATAgttcaaaaattttacctaagctgaaacaaaaacagaccacagtgAATAACATTGGAGTCATTTATATTTTGAGGTCtattttgtctcgttataggattttttttgaaatagttgttccaatactgaccATTAAAGATGGAGTTAGTTAGGTAGTATATATTGcaattggaacactatttttgctgattAAAAATTAGCAATTTAAGATTGATTCTGGtgataaaatgtatttaaacaaggtaatgtagctatataaatacGTATGTTGTTactataaaataaaaaaaatttggaattaaaATTTATGATCTTAAAATGAATAGGGCTCAAGTAATAGAATATAGTGGAACAAGATTAGCTATCATTTACACATGTGATTGCTCATAGATGAGACTGCTTTAtttgagtatttcaatcttgctAAATGCTGCTGATATCATGTGTGTTACCATGCCTTGTTTTCTGCAGAAGCTGCTAGATCAACGTGTGCAGGAATTAGAGAGACAATTACAAAGTTTGAGGGAAGAAAAAAATCTCATTGTTACACAAAAACAACAGCTACTAGAAGATAACCAGAATCTCCAGCAACGAATACATGGACAAGAAGCAGAATTGCAGAATCTTAGACAAGAAAAGCAAGAAAATCAACAACTGCTGCAGCAGCAGAGACAAGAGATTCAACATTTACAACAACAGCTTTCAAATACATTGCAACAACAACAGACATGGCTTGTAAACAGAAATGAAATAAACCTAAAGGAGAAAGAGCTAGGGAGAGGAGCATATGGTTGGGTGAAAGAAGCAACTTTCCGTGGCTGTAAAGTGGCTGTAAAATGTCTTCATAATGAGTTGATCTCTGACTACAATTTACATGTGTTTGATAGAGAGATGACAATGGCAGCACGATGTCGTCATCCTAACCTTTTGCAGTTCATAGGAGCCACAAATGAGGGAGTTCCTCTTATTGTTACAGAAATGATGCACACCAGTCTCAGAAAAGTATTGGAGCATGGTCAACTCTCCAGTGACCAGATTATTCCTATTGCTGCTGGAATAGCATTTGGACTAAACTACCTTCATAAGACCACCCCATCCCCCATACTCCATCGAGATGTTAGCAGTGCTAATGTTCTTCTCAACCCACTACCAGATTATCAGTGGCTTCCAAAGTTGTCTGACTTTGGCTCTTTTAATTTTATGAGGGAAAGTCAAACAGTGAATGCAGGAAATCCAGTGTATGCTGCTCCAGAAGCTCTTGATCCAAGCATAGGTCCCCATACTCCAGCTATGGACACTTTCAGCCTTGGAGTGTTGCTGTATGAGATGTGTTCCCGGAGACTACCAACAGGTGTGTTTAATGTTTCAATGTTGCAACGAGTTAACTGGAGAGTACCAGAGAGTAATATGATACCCCTCATTACTGCTTGTGCTGATCAAAAGATCAAGAGACGTCCTAATATGGATAGAGTGATTGCACAACTGAACGGTAATATGTAAGAAGTTATAGCGATGTGGCTATTTAAGTCAGTAACCTGCAATattgaaattattattattattatatatatatatataatgatgCTATTTTATATATAACTTTTAGGCTAAGTTTTGTAAATGTTTTTTTGCAACAAAAGAGTATATTTTTGAGTAGCTGTCAATTATTTAGAAAGCATAATACTTATATTAAATTAGcatgaccggatttcatataacccggCTTCctcacacacaaaatcaaacttacgtttttaccagaaatggattgctggtctaatacactatcatattccacaccaacgttgaaaccgggtcactactgctgacccggatgacccactgacccggatgtgaccgggatgtgacccggattgacccggattaattaaagccgagacgtgtttcggctagtctcgagcgagcaaaCGGGTCTACATTttcagcgttcgattcgtgttgagtaaatattgcaacttcagcctagctgtatgttcacgttgagaaAAAACAGCTATAagttaaaagtggattttttttgcaacagcgttaacatttcagccaatttTATTGAATGTAATAGGTAACTGAAGCATTTAGCATAATGCAGCAATAATGCTAAGCTATAAAGCAATTATTATAAACTGTTGATAAACCTTACCTGTAAAAAATGCATCTGACAGGAAAGGTCATAATCTACTCTAATTTAACCCTCAGTTTCCCAAATTTCTCTAACCATATACATAGgcgtagcaagatatttttagataggTGGGCTCTAGATTCTCGGTTTGGTATGGTCCGTATGGAACAGTGTtgaagaacaaaaaaaaatggtTGATATAATATCTGCTAAGAATGGCTGCTTTCCACCAAATATATTTTacttgtatcactgataaattttataaaaatccttatttacaacttcatattttgctacactgcttctctgaatactgtgactgctttattacataattgactgctctattagagtatatctcaatctttttacaATCAGAAAATTGCAAGGCCTAAGGGGCCCCTTTCCCCCCCGGGTTGCTACACCTACAGTATGATATAATTACATTCCTTGTTTATAAAGCTCACAACTCTTGTATAGGCTTACTGACAgctatcatcacaaaatttttaaCTGCACTtctttataattatacataattacagGGGTGTATCTAGAATTTCTCTAGTGGGGTAGTGCTAAGTTATGGACAACAGTTACTATACAATAATATAGTGGAACTAAAATGTGACAATTGGGTAATGCAACTACTATAGCACAttgtgagaagcacactcatCATGCAGAGCATGCAtaatctagggggtctggggtatCCCCATTACAGGAAAATTTTCAATGCAAATTTAGGTTTTTGACATCAAATATGGCAATAATCTCTGAACCTTATCAAATAAGCACTTTAATTATTAATTTCTAGCAGTGGTAACATCACTGGGTTTCTAGGGATACAAATGCCATCTGTTCATGTCTCACTCAGTGGGTGAAGGTTCAGGTGGGACCTCCCTTCACCTAAGACATGGTATAGCCTCCTGATGGTTGAATCCCAGGAGATGTGCTGACTTGTGTCCcaatgctggttcactgggAAGCCACAGTGACTGAAGGAGTTGCTTTGCCTCATGTGAGTGCATGTGTATGTTTGTGCTTGTGTGCAAGTGTGTGTGCTTGCGTGCGTGcgcgagtgtgtgtgtgtctctaaCCTTCACCTATGAGGCATGGTACAGCATTCTATAGCCTCTGTATTGAGTTGCGATTGTTCAGGCATTAGTATTTAGTTTCAGTTAAAATTCAGCAACTGTAAAAATGCTAAGCTGTTTTAGATGCTCTGAAGACACATTTTGGTTTGGTTATAAATGTAATACTGCACCTGTTTCATTGCCCATGAAAGTCCCTATTATAGCTTTGACTAAATTTTTAATGATGACAGTGTTCCTAGAGACCTTTTTAGCCCCCAACAATTTGTGTGACTTTCCTAGCTAAATTCTACATGTGTATACTCTTAAATTTACTTCTTAATAACAGTGCAAAGTTAAAGTTCCATGTTTGATTGTGCTATAGCAATAGGTCATCATCTGATCATGTCCTACTCCCACTTGGTACACCGCGTTACTGTGATATAcatgactgggcctgcgaaaacagggcaagtgggcacatgatttttgcctttTTCAAACATCCTTGGCTCATAACTTTTAATGCTATTACACTATGGCAATGGCATGTTTAGCccgtagtaagcatttaattggctttatgatgcaagttacagaatgtaaatattctgttccaatgacctgttatgtgacagggtgtagtttgtgcccacatgccctgttttcacagtcCTGGTCACATATTTGTCATTGATCACACATCACACATCGTAGTCTGCATGATACATGTGCATATGAAAGCGAGTGTTCGCAAAAATTGCATACCTTAAAAATACAATCAACTTCACAACTCTACCAGCCAGTACATTAGTTTTTATTTTATCAGTTACAGTAATTATTATTGGAATTCAATTGATTATGTAACATGGTATGTGTTATGACATCATGCCTTACCCTGGTGTACAGTACAGTTAATATTTCCTTTCAAACACACAACTGTTATGTAAATCTCTTTAACTAGCTAATCTAATCTTGTTGgttgttctacaactagaatTAAAGTACTTTGTGTTGGTGAGATCAAAGCGAAAAGAGTGCTCTATTTTCCGTAACGCATTCAAGTGTGTTATATTCTCCATTTGCgtcacaataaagtacagttgtGGAAAATAAAGAACAGCTACGCAttgattggaaaataaatacGAAAACAAGATCACGTGCTAATCgccaaaagtagccaaaaagatactatttgcttgtattactaccacaactgtactacatagacacttaccgattgtctgatggctgaaaaccgaTGCGGTTCGGATTCACGAAACGAACGCTCCAAGTAAGACGACAAGAAAGCActctaaaccagttaaagcaccgctacgcttgtacaatatgaaaataaaagtaCTCGGGCATGGTCTCGAGCCTAGTAtcgcactcagctttgcctcgtgctatattagtCTTTCACCCACGTCTTcgtgcttttatttccatattgtacgcGCGGCAGTACTTTAACTAGTATTTAGACTATATGAACACTGACCAATAATCTGACCAATAGTCTGACCAATAGTCTGACCACTGAAAATGAAGTAGTTTGAGTATTCAAGATAAATGATCCATAAGACATGCAACTATATAATGTTTGGTTGAAACATCtcctctgtgtgtatgtgtgtgtgtgcgtgcatgcatgtgtgaaaaATACTGTACAGTGCCTTGGGTATATTGAGACTAATTCATATTGGTCTCTACTctccagacatggggccaagtacacgagtacttatacttaagtacacttaagtacaagtttgaaagtacttgaAATACTTAAtgcaatgtacttgtacttatactcaagtattttgccaagtacttgtatgtacttgagtacttaaaatACTTGTAAGTACTTGTAAATActttaagtactgcaaacattgtagttTGTACCGACcaaaacctgaaagtacctgCTGTCCTAAAATACGTAGCTTGTGATTCCTAAAGTTTGAGTCTGTAAGGTTAAGTGCAACCACTGTAAGGATTAGTTTGTTGAATTGGTGGTAAGAAAATATTATTTATAGTGCATGCATTCTTCTATGCCAGACATCACTACTTGTGAAGAAGACAACTCAACTACTGTAACTGAAATTACTTTACATGCTGAACTGGATGACTACTTGGAAACCCCATGTGTACCGGAAAAAAAATCAATCCTGTAAACTTTTTGGAAAGATTATTGCAAAGCAATATATATCCTTACCTTTCCATTGTGGCAAAAGATGTTCTTTCAGTACCTGTATCATTTATCCCAATTAAGGGGTTATTTAGCAGCGTAGGAAAAGAATTTAAATTTGAACGTAGTAGACttaacattgatttataaattttAGGATTACTGTGAAAGTGTGCTAGTTCTGTGAATACAAAAACTGTACTTTACATGTTTGTACCTCAAGCTTAACTTATTATGGACGGCTACATAAACTGTGCTATaggaaaatgtactgtacttgtactttacttaagtactcttgtGATTTCAGTTGGAGTACGTACTTGTACTTTGAaaactcaaaagtacttgtacatTTAagtgtacttggccccatgtatGCTATCCTCATGCGGTATTTTCCATTAATGGTATTTCAAAAGTAAtaaatacagtactaccgtactgtatgatgataatCATAAGGCTTTATAGTATAGAGTATTTTTCTAAAAGGTAGCTGTATGTGTACTTTGGTAGAGTTGAACTGTTTCACTGTATTGACACAATGACGAGATTTGCTGATGAATTAGTGTCTATGTTAACATTTTGTGTGTTGCCTTTTGGCTTTGGTAGTTAGGGTGATGAGAACACAAGGTTTTAAATGGTGGAACACACTTGGAGTGCTCACTTAAGTTTATGTACACTGTGTTTTAATATTATTTAAACgtagagttgtgagttataagctgaagATTGTTCAATGTTGTTTGCAGTGTGCTACCGTAAAAGCGGAAGGACTAGTTTTGATTTAAGCAATTTGTAATAGTTACACCATTAACAGAAATTCGGTCAAACTTGAACGCTCTTTTAGAGAGTTTTATTATAgtaattttgtggatttcagTTAATTGAAGGTAAACGATCATGCTACAGTAGCTTACTATACCACGATCCATTAGAAGACTACAAAATGCACCATAAGTGGTAATAAATTCATTGGTGGTATGAATCACGTTAAGAAAATCTTCGGCGATAGGTATTTACCACACATGACCACGAATGTCGCCGAAAGCCATATGAACACGCTTAGCATTTCTAAGGATTTAATTAAGCAGACATACCATAATGAACCACCACTCAAGGATCCACTGAATACTGAAGTTAGATCTACAACTATACTGGAGATGCAAGTTGAATTACGACAAaactccctaatagagtagtcaccgcaTTTCTGCTAATGCATTGTGTGAGTACAAGTAGCAACACAAATTGCTGCAAGCACCCTTAAGGCTGTGGACTTGGaatttgatgtcacttcagttCAAGACGTGCCTTTTTGTCAACCATGGCAGCTTCAATGCATGCACCATGGACTTTCATTTTGAGCTCCTTTTTGTCCTAATTCTTTCTCTCTACTCTATACCATGTAAGGTGTTGTTATGTAGTAACAAGTCATGGCTACAGAACTGTTTATAATGAGAATAGTGTGTAATTTccatagtaactggattgattacagagacacTTGTCATACTGTCCTTCACTAGTAACAGTGTATAACAGGTGGTAGATAACTGATAATGAAGTGACATAGTCACTTTGTGCTGTTTAGTAATTGTTATCAGGGGATATATTCAGTCACACACCAACCAGCTGTTATAATGTGTCTGGTATCTTCTGGTGTGGTATGTACTGGTTAGTGGTTACCAGTAATGAATCATGTTGttacaaaatgtgaccggatctgcgaaaatccGACACAatgcctaaatttacagtataaagcactgaatacattgggtgaaataatTACATATTATcgaaaaattccgtaaattttgaaCGCTCTTTCTTAGTGCAGGAAGGGACaaacaataaaaccctggatatcatcttgtTCGCCTGCTCAGGAGGagttgtttcgttgcagtagacccaaggatacggaagttatgagcatttgtttacatcacgtcaAAGTGATCGTACGTGATTggtttttcttcacaaattttgcctttttatgcagtgaagaaaggtgagcAAAGAaacaacttacccagtaattgattcccctgttcatggcaaacacgactgtgaaaattgtagctccgtacctcaattCGTTGGtaagttataaccatttttgtaggcgcctgtaatttattttccctttacttgctgtacaaatcgatttttctgttgttgctactttgtggggctgtaactcctaaagttattggcataagAGGCTTggattttcacagatctggtcacaaatgtaagCACACAAGTGTATaaataaaacaagttgatgttgtgctacttctaaaagccaGGCAGTAGTTGTATAGCTGGAAATATATTTAACTAAGGCTTCTGTTTTGTAGTAAtgcaattatgcatgcatggttaGTGTAATTTCAGATTGGTGAATTATTTCATAATTCTCTGCAAtatatgcattgctaaggaagagCATTTCGAACAAAGTGCTTTCAACAACTTATTAACCACAGAAATATCTTCTCAAcagttttatagtttgtctatataGTGTTTTGCAAATTCTCCACAAAACCTCAAGGCTACCCTTTATTATCGTTCGCATACGTAGGAACACACCCCTTTCGAGTCGAAGCGATGCACATTTCctagtagcctaagaggcctgtTATGGTGTTTTTCGGTAGTTAAATACATGAAAAGACCAATGGGAAGGTGGTTCACGAAGTTTATAGAGAGTCgctacacccgtatttcaaaccaGCAAAATGAAACCACCTAGTGCAAATGCTCGAGTTTAATATGGgcttcatttagtgtttaatttCATAGGCTGACTGCTTTTACCACCAAAACgatttgctcatgtgggtgcgtacggacaaacatagataggtacacgcacatgtttttatgaaaagaatttcagtaaaccaagtgcgcgcccacagctggccttttgGTCAGCTGTGGGCACGCAAAAAATGCATTTGAGTTGAGACCATAGAAATCAGCAACagtgaaataagggaggtcagTTATAGACTATTTTTCCTTATCCTGAATGGTGACTTGTTATTATTACTACTaatagcagtggcggatctaggaatttataaagggggtttccagtttagaaggtggagatatatattgacatgagatacgcaaacgtttgcactacatcgtctggtttggtaaggtgagaccaaaaaaaaaaaaaaaaaaaaaaaaaaaaaaaaaaggtcacagcctagtaatagtacataaaatatattaaaaacttcctacacactactttagtagctactgtgactgctctaattacagtatctcgatcgagacgcacgccgcgataattaaaacatttaattgttacgcaatcatttttcaaagggggtttccgtggaaaccaatgaaacccccctggatccgccactgaatagCCACTCTGTCATCTAACACACAGGATGGAAAATACACACAGGATGAGTTCAAGTCAAGGACCTGGTGATATATGGAGCTATGTACATAACATTTAATGGAAGATGTGTATCTTGGTAAGCTGTTCTGTGTTTGTTTGAAGAAGTTTAGTTTGGTAGTCTACCCCCTGTATAGCATAAAGTTATTATTGCATTAGATTTTT encodes the following:
- the LOC136258521 gene encoding probable serine/threonine-protein kinase DDB_G0271682, whose product is MPCFLQKLLDQRVQELERQLQSLREEKNLIVTQKQQLLEDNQNLQQRIHGQEAELQNLRQEKQENQQLLQQQRQEIQHLQQQLSNTLQQQQTWLVNRNEINLKEKELGRGAYGWVKEATFRGCKVAVKCLHNELISDYNLHVFDREMTMAARCRHPNLLQFIGATNEGVPLIVTEMMHTSLRKVLEHGQLSSDQIIPIAAGIAFGLNYLHKTTPSPILHRDVSSANVLLNPLPDYQWLPKLSDFGSFNFMRESQTVNAGNPVYAAPEALDPSIGPHTPAMDTFSLGVLLYEMCSRRLPTGVFNVSMLQRVNWRVPESNMIPLITACADQKIKRRPNMDRVIAQLNGNM